In Candidatus Binatia bacterium, the following proteins share a genomic window:
- a CDS encoding Hsp20 family protein, which translates to MPLPSVLDEINRLFDELIRRPWGTASRQLVPAEFREVEDGWIVKLPAEGLSAADLRIQVQGNWLTVTGHHRQSRERQHGKGGWSHTQQEISLHRTIALPVGTDPDHIDAKIENATLSIHIRRRKP; encoded by the coding sequence ATGCCACTGCCTTCCGTCCTCGATGAGATCAACCGCTTATTCGATGAGCTGATCCGTCGGCCCTGGGGAACCGCCTCGCGTCAACTGGTACCGGCAGAGTTCCGCGAGGTTGAGGACGGATGGATCGTCAAACTGCCCGCCGAGGGCCTATCCGCTGCGGACCTCCGGATACAGGTCCAGGGGAACTGGCTCACCGTGACCGGGCATCATCGGCAGTCACGGGAACGCCAGCACGGCAAGGGCGGTTGGAGCCACACGCAGCAGGAAATCTCGCTGCACCGGACGATTGCCCTGCCGGTGGGCACGGACCCTGACCACATCGACGCAAAGATCGAAAACGCCACCCTCTCCATCCACATTCGCCGACGAAAGCCGTGA
- a CDS encoding acetate/propionate family kinase produces the protein MRILILNGGTGSVKAALAEAVGDRVTVRARFMVEASSGREVAHLFTELIKQVGADSATVDAIGHRVVHGGRQFTSPVLIDAEVEAGIEALVPLAPLHNPVALAGIRVARSELAGRPMVAVFDTAFHAHRSRASLHYALPPDLTESLGLFRYGFHGIAHASLAEGVAEGERIPLSEVTAVTLQLGHGCSACAIKQGASIETSMGFTPLEGLMMSTRSGDVDAALVLYLLRQGRAVDEVEDLLTRRSGLLGVGGMEDMRLLLRAEADGDARAAFAIELFVRRIVATVGAYFTLLGGLAPLVFGGGIGENSAEIRRRVIEGLTAWGLDLDPERNARGEPGRISTEASRPVYVVRTDEETQIARGVARLIQKL, from the coding sequence ATGCGTATCCTCATTCTCAACGGCGGTACCGGAAGTGTGAAGGCTGCCCTCGCGGAAGCTGTGGGCGACCGCGTGACGGTGCGGGCTCGGTTCATGGTCGAAGCCAGCAGTGGCCGCGAGGTCGCTCACTTGTTCACGGAGCTGATCAAGCAGGTGGGAGCAGACAGCGCCACGGTTGATGCGATCGGCCACCGTGTCGTCCATGGGGGACGGCAATTTACTTCTCCGGTGTTGATCGACGCGGAGGTCGAGGCCGGGATCGAAGCCCTCGTTCCCTTGGCGCCGCTGCACAATCCCGTCGCCCTCGCCGGCATCCGCGTGGCGCGCTCGGAGCTGGCGGGCAGGCCCATGGTGGCCGTGTTTGATACCGCCTTTCACGCCCACCGCTCGCGTGCTTCCTTGCACTACGCGCTGCCGCCCGACCTGACCGAATCGCTCGGCCTTTTTCGCTACGGCTTTCACGGCATCGCCCACGCCTCGCTCGCCGAGGGTGTGGCCGAGGGCGAGCGTATCCCGCTGAGTGAGGTGACCGCGGTGACGCTGCAACTCGGCCACGGGTGCTCAGCTTGTGCGATCAAACAGGGGGCATCGATCGAAACCTCGATGGGCTTCACTCCACTCGAGGGCCTGATGATGTCCACCCGTTCGGGTGATGTCGACGCCGCCCTCGTACTCTACCTGCTGCGCCAAGGACGTGCCGTTGACGAAGTCGAAGACCTGCTTACACGGCGTTCCGGTTTGCTGGGCGTCGGTGGAATGGAGGATATGCGTCTGCTGTTGCGTGCGGAAGCGGATGGGGACGCGCGCGCGGCCTTCGCCATCGAGCTGTTCGTCCGGCGGATCGTCGCGACCGTCGGGGCGTACTTCACCCTGCTCGGCGGCTTGGCGCCGTTGGTGTTTGGCGGGGGCATTGGCGAGAACTCCGCTGAAATCCGGCGCCGAGTGATCGAAGGACTGACGGCGTGGGGACTCGACCTCGATCCCGAGCGAAATGCGCGCGGCGAACCGGGGCGGATTTCCACTGAAGCCAGCCGGCCAGTCTACGTCGTCCGAACGGACGAGGAGACGCAGATTGCGCGCGGCGTCGCCAGGCTGATTCAGAAACTGTGA
- a CDS encoding ABC transporter ATP-binding protein: MIELVHLTKRYGATLAVDDLSVHVEAGEIFGFLGPNGAGKTTTIRMMMGLLRPTSGEVFLGGHDLAREDIAAKRLCGFVPDRPHMYEKLTGAEFLDFVAGLYSVSPVVAARRRDDLLEMFDLTQWATELVESYSHGMKQRLVMAAALIHAPRLLIVDEPMVGMDPRGAKLLKRTFRQLARDGVTIFMSTHSLEVAEETCDRIGIIHQGQLIAVGTLDELRRQAGAHSNSKLESVFLKLTGGEEVAEILTALRA; this comes from the coding sequence ATGATCGAACTCGTACATCTGACGAAACGCTACGGTGCGACGCTTGCGGTGGATGACCTCAGCGTGCACGTCGAGGCGGGGGAAATTTTTGGTTTTCTCGGCCCCAACGGGGCGGGGAAGACGACGACCATTCGCATGATGATGGGATTGCTCCGGCCCACTTCTGGAGAAGTCTTTCTGGGCGGCCACGACTTGGCGCGAGAGGATATCGCCGCCAAGCGCTTGTGCGGATTCGTGCCGGATCGCCCACACATGTACGAGAAGTTGACGGGCGCGGAGTTTCTCGACTTCGTCGCCGGTCTGTATAGCGTGTCGCCCGTCGTTGCAGCCCGACGCCGCGATGATTTGCTGGAGATGTTCGACCTGACGCAATGGGCCACGGAGTTGGTCGAAAGCTACTCTCACGGCATGAAGCAACGGCTGGTGATGGCGGCCGCGTTGATCCACGCCCCACGCTTGCTCATCGTCGACGAGCCGATGGTAGGTATGGACCCGCGCGGGGCCAAACTGTTGAAACGCACCTTCCGCCAGCTGGCCCGCGACGGCGTCACCATCTTCATGTCCACCCATAGCTTGGAGGTGGCGGAAGAGACGTGCGATCGCATCGGCATCATCCACCAGGGCCAGCTCATTGCCGTCGGGACGCTCGATGAGCTGCGGCGGCAAGCGGGGGCACATTCCAATTCGAAGCTGGAATCGGTTTTTCTGAAGCTGACGGGCGGTGAAGAAGTCGCCGAGATCCTCACCGCTTTGCGGGCGTGA